CCGGACCGCCGAGGCCCCGGTGGGGATGTCCGCGGAGATGAAGGAGCAGACAGCCCTGGTCGACAAAGCCGAAGACGCGGTGGAAGCCGACCAGCGCAGCATCCGGAACCTGGAGAGCCAGCTCGCCCATGCCCTGGAGACCCGACGCGACGACCTGAACGACCAGCTCGAGGTGGCCAGGGCCCAGTTGGAGCTGGACCAGGACGAGCTGGACAGCGCCCGCGAGGACCTGGATCGCATGGGAGGTGACTCCAAGGCCCGGATCAAGCGTCTCAAAGAGGCCTACGACGCCATGGAGCGGGAGCCCAGCACCCTCGGTCAGGCCGCCTCCGCCCTGGCGGCACAGACGGCGGGAGGAGGCCTGCTGGAGCGGATCCGGACCTGGCGCTTCCAGGCCGCCAAGCGCCGGCAGCTTGCCCAGGCCCAGGACGAGATCCGCGCACGCATCCAGAAGATGGGCGAACGCCGGGACAAGCTCGCCCAGCAGATCAAGGACGAGGCCGCCCAGAAGGCCCAGGCGCGCCATGAGGCCAGGGACTTCGCCAAGGGAGGCACCCAGTACGAGGGGACGACCTCGGAAGAGGAGAAGAAGGCCGCCCTGGAGAGCCTCCGGGCCTTTGTCGCCCGCCAACAGCGCTACACCAGCTTCACCAAGCGCCTGGAGGACTTTCAGGCCCTGGATGAAGTCTACGGCAGCTGGCGTCAGCTGGCGGACACCCAGGCCCGTACCGCACTCCATGAACTCCTGAAGGTGTTGCTCCGCCTGCTCCTGATCGTCCTGGGCATCTTTGTCCTCCACCGAGCCCTGGAGCGGATCCTCCACACCCTCTCCCGGGAGAAGCTCCGCGCTGCCACCCTCCAATCCTTCCTCAAACTCGTCATCCTGGTGATCGGGCTGGTGGCCATCCTCCTCACGGTGACCGGAATCCCCAAGCAGCTCGCCACCTTCCTTGGCATCATCGGTGCGGCCCTGACCCTGGCCCTGCGGAACTTCATCGTCGCCTTCTTCGGCTGGTTCGTGCTGGTGGGCCGGAACGGTGTCCGGGTGGGCGACTGGGTGGAGATCAACGGTGTGGGGGGCGAGGTCGTGGAGCTGGGACTTATGCGCACCATCATCATGGAGACCGGAAGCTGGAACGAGCTGGGTCACCCCACAGGGCGGAAGGTCTCCTTCATCAACAGCTATGCGGTGGAGCACCACTTCTTCAACTTCTCCACCGCCGGACAGTGGATGTGGGACGAGCTCCAACTGGTGATCCCCCCGGGCACCGACCCCTACCCCATCATCGATGGCATCCAGAAGCTCGTCACCGAACGGACCGAGGCCAGTGCCCGGGAGGCCGAGGCGGAGTGGCGCAAGGCCACCACCCGCTACCGGGTGAGGACCTTCTCCACCGTCCCCGGCATCCACGTCATCCCGGGCGCCCTGGGCATCGAGGTCCGAGTCCGCTACATCACCCGGGCCTTCGACCGCAACAGCACCCGCAAGGCCCTCTACGAAGCCATCCTGGACCTGATGCAGGGTAAGCTCCAGGCTTGGCATCCCCCCACAGGAAACTCCGGGGCATTGTAAAGCATCTCACTTGTCATTAGGATTCCCGGAGGGGTTTCTCCTTGCACCGCCTGCTCTCCGTCCTCGCCCTGCTGATGCTGATCCTTGCCGGATCGGCTCATGCGGTGCAGCTGGATCCCGAGATCCCTGTGAAGACCTGCTGCTGCGGTGGAGGCTGCGGCTGTGGCATGCCCACCCGGGCACCGGCACGGGGTCCCGCAGCCCCGGACCAGAGCAGTCTGGCGGTCCCTTCAGCACCCACCCAGGAGGCGCCCGCAGCGGCTGAAGCCTCCACCCGCACCCACCCCTGTCCGGAGCGGCTCTGCACAGGCTTTCCCGAAAGCTCCCCCTCGGCGGCCCTGTCGGAGCAGCCCCGCGGAGCCGAGTCCCCCCCTGACCGGCAGGCCACCCTCTCCTGCTTCCGGATCTGATAGGCTCAGCGTCCCCCGACGTCACTGACCCTTTTCACCATCCGGAGCCTTGCCATGCCTACATCCCGGCGCAGGGTCCTGTATCTGGGGCTGTCCGCAGCCATCCCGGTCCTGGCCTCGCCCTCCCCCGCCTCCCCAGCTCCCCATCCCGACCCGGTCCTGGACAGCCTCATCCAGGAGACCCTGGATCGGAATCCTGACCTCGCCCGCAGCCATGCGCTCGACTTGGCGGAGCGCGAGCGCATCCCCCAGGCCCGGGCCCTGCCTGATCCGACCCTCGCCCTGGGCCTCCAGAACGACGGCTTCAAGTCCATTCAGGTCGGGAAGATGAGCTCCAGCTACTACCAGATCATGGTCACCCAGCCCCTGCCCTGGCCGGGCAAGCGGGACCTGAAGGCCGATATCGCCCGACTGGGGGCCGAAGGCCAGGCCGCCGCCACGGACCGCACCCGCCTCACCCTGATCGCCGACCTCAAACGGGCCTACTATGGCCTGCTCCTCGTCCGGGGCCAGCAGGAGCTGCTCCGCCAGCAGCAGCAGCTCTGGGATCGGGCCGCCGAGATCACCCGGGTCCGATACGAGGTGGGCCAGGGCACCCAGGCGGACCTGCTCCGGGCCCAGGTGGAGCAGAACCGTCTCAAACAGGCCGCAGTGGGCCTGGAGGGCGAAGCCTGGTCCAGGCTCACCCAGCTCAATCGCCTGCGGGCCCTCCCCCCTGAGACCCCCCTGGCCACCCCCAGCCACTTGGTGGACCTGCAACCGGAACCCCGCGGCATCGACTGGGTGGCCAGGGCAGAAAGCGAGAGCCCTGAGCTCCAGGAGGCCCGCCTCGCCGCCCGCCAGGCCGGCCGCAGCCTGGATCTCGCCAAGCGGAACCGCTTCCCGGATATGGCCGTGACGGCTGGCTATATGCCCCGTGGCTCCCTGGATCCCATGTGGCAGGTGGGCTTCTCACTCTCCATCCCCCTCTGGTCCGGACAGAAGCAGCATCGGGCCATCGCCGAGCAGGAGCGGCGCCACCAGGCCGGCACCGCGGGGGTGGAGAGTCTCCGCCAGACCCTCTCCCAGCGCATCCGGGAGCGGGAGGCCCAGCTGGAGAGCGCCCGCAGCAGCCTGAAGATCTTCCGCGAGGGTCTCCTGATCCAGGATGAAGCCAGCTATCAGGCGGCCCTGGCCCAGTACCAGTCTGGTCGGAGCCCCTTCCTGGGGGTCCTGGAGGCCCTCAACGGCTGGATCGCCGATCAGGGCGCCCTCCTCCAGACCCTGGCCCAGGTTCTCGCCCTCCAGATCGCCCAGGAGGAGTTCAATCTCAACGGCACCCCCTCCATCACCGCCCCTTCCCTGAGACCCGCCGCGATGGGCATGGGCGGCTCCTCATCCACCTCCTCCGCCAAGCCTGCCGCTTCTCCTGCCGGAGAGAGCGCTTCGGGCATGGCCGCCATGTAAGCGGAGTCCCTCATGCGCGAACCCTCCACCAAGCCTCACAGACTCCGCGGCCTGGGGCTCCTGGCCCTGGGCCTCGTGGTCGGCATCGGGGGCACCTGGTTGGCCCGCCGCCCCTCCCCGACGCCATCCCCGGCCACCCCTCCGCCCCAGGAGGCCCCCAAGAAGACCATGTACCAATGTCCGATGCACCCGCAGATCATCCAGGACCACCCCGGCACCTGCCCCATCTGCGGCATGGACCTGGTCCCCATGGAGGCAGGAGGCCATGAGGAAAGCGGGCATCCACACAGCCATGAGCTGCCCGAGGGCCATGCAGGTATCACCATCGACCCCCAGCGCCAACAGCTCATCGGCCTTCGGACCGAGGCGGCCATCGAGGCTCCCCTGGGGGGAGGCCTCCGCGCCACCGGCAAGGTGACCGCGGATGAGACCCGGGTGCGGAAGGTCAACGTCAAGGTCGAGGGCTTCGTCGAGAAGCTCTACGTGGCCTACACAGGCATGGCCGTGACTCGCGGAGCCCCCCTCTTCAGCTACTACAGCCCGGAGTTCGTGAGCGCCCAGGAGGAGTATCTGCTCGCCCTGAAGACCCGGAAGGCCCTGGCTTCCGGCAGTCTGCAGGGCAGCGGATCCGATCTCCTGGAAGCTGCCCGCCGCCGACTCACCCTGTGGGATGTCCCGGCGGACACCATCCATCGCCTGGAGGAGACCGGCCAGGTCCAGCGGGCCCTGGTGCTGCGCTCTCCCATCGCGGGGGTGGTCACCGCCAAGAACGTCGTCGAGGGAGCCCGCCTGACCCCGGCCGAGCTCCCCTTCGAGATCACCGATCTCAGCCGAGTCTGGGTCATGGCCGACATCTACGACACGGAGCTCTCCCGCGTGAAGATCGGCACCCCAGCCGAAGTGAGCCTGGGGGCCTACCCCGGACGAAGCTTCAGAGGCCGGGTGGCCTTCATCGATCCCGTCATGAATCCGGCCACCCGGACTGCAAGGGTCCGGATAGAGGTCCCCAATCCGAAGGGAGAGCTGAAGCCGGAGATGTTCGGAGACGTGACCCTGGAGACCGGCACCCGCAAGGCCCTGACCGTCCCCCTGGATGCCGTGCTGGACGCCGGTCAGTCCAAGGTGGTCTTCGTGGCCCTCGGCGAGGGGCACTTCGAGCCGCGGAAGGTCACGGTGGGCGCAACAGGGGGGGAACGCATCGAAATCACCTCGGGGCTTAAGCCCGGGGAAGAGGTGGTGGTCCGGGCCAACTTCCTGGTGGACTCGGAGTCCCGCCTGAAGGCCGCCCTCGCCCAGATGCAGGGGAACTGAAATGAGCGGACCGACCTCGTACGATCCCGATCGGCCGACCTTTCTCCAGCGCGTCATCCGCTTTTCGGCGGAGCACCGCTGGCTGGTCATCGCCGCCTCCCTGGCCCTGCTCGCCTTCTCCTTCTGGACCATGCGGCGCATGCCCCTGGACGCCCTGCCGGACCTGAGCGACACCCAGGTGATCGTCTACACCAAGTGGGACCGCAGCCCCGACCTGGTGGAGGATCAGGTCACCTACCCCATCGTCACCAGCCTCCTGGGCGCACCAAAGGTCAAGGCCGTCCGGGG
The sequence above is drawn from the uncultured Holophaga sp. genome and encodes:
- a CDS encoding mechanosensitive ion channel domain-containing protein, with amino-acid sequence MRRVHWIGSALLLILLLAVSGGLFWTRSSGPPAGLVARLRGRTASGKAKPVVKERTVETRYLLATRQLGSQAGTPEEQELARQAERLANHELTLSFNMAMRRTAEAPVGMSAEMKEQTALVDKAEDAVEADQRSIRNLESQLAHALETRRDDLNDQLEVARAQLELDQDELDSAREDLDRMGGDSKARIKRLKEAYDAMEREPSTLGQAASALAAQTAGGGLLERIRTWRFQAAKRRQLAQAQDEIRARIQKMGERRDKLAQQIKDEAAQKAQARHEARDFAKGGTQYEGTTSEEEKKAALESLRAFVARQQRYTSFTKRLEDFQALDEVYGSWRQLADTQARTALHELLKVLLRLLLIVLGIFVLHRALERILHTLSREKLRAATLQSFLKLVILVIGLVAILLTVTGIPKQLATFLGIIGAALTLALRNFIVAFFGWFVLVGRNGVRVGDWVEINGVGGEVVELGLMRTIIMETGSWNELGHPTGRKVSFINSYAVEHHFFNFSTAGQWMWDELQLVIPPGTDPYPIIDGIQKLVTERTEASAREAEAEWRKATTRYRVRTFSTVPGIHVIPGALGIEVRVRYITRAFDRNSTRKALYEAILDLMQGKLQAWHPPTGNSGAL
- a CDS encoding TolC family protein yields the protein MPTSRRRVLYLGLSAAIPVLASPSPASPAPHPDPVLDSLIQETLDRNPDLARSHALDLAERERIPQARALPDPTLALGLQNDGFKSIQVGKMSSSYYQIMVTQPLPWPGKRDLKADIARLGAEGQAAATDRTRLTLIADLKRAYYGLLLVRGQQELLRQQQQLWDRAAEITRVRYEVGQGTQADLLRAQVEQNRLKQAAVGLEGEAWSRLTQLNRLRALPPETPLATPSHLVDLQPEPRGIDWVARAESESPELQEARLAARQAGRSLDLAKRNRFPDMAVTAGYMPRGSLDPMWQVGFSLSIPLWSGQKQHRAIAEQERRHQAGTAGVESLRQTLSQRIREREAQLESARSSLKIFREGLLIQDEASYQAALAQYQSGRSPFLGVLEALNGWIADQGALLQTLAQVLALQIAQEEFNLNGTPSITAPSLRPAAMGMGGSSSTSSAKPAASPAGESASGMAAM
- a CDS encoding efflux RND transporter periplasmic adaptor subunit, whose amino-acid sequence is MREPSTKPHRLRGLGLLALGLVVGIGGTWLARRPSPTPSPATPPPQEAPKKTMYQCPMHPQIIQDHPGTCPICGMDLVPMEAGGHEESGHPHSHELPEGHAGITIDPQRQQLIGLRTEAAIEAPLGGGLRATGKVTADETRVRKVNVKVEGFVEKLYVAYTGMAVTRGAPLFSYYSPEFVSAQEEYLLALKTRKALASGSLQGSGSDLLEAARRRLTLWDVPADTIHRLEETGQVQRALVLRSPIAGVVTAKNVVEGARLTPAELPFEITDLSRVWVMADIYDTELSRVKIGTPAEVSLGAYPGRSFRGRVAFIDPVMNPATRTARVRIEVPNPKGELKPEMFGDVTLETGTRKALTVPLDAVLDAGQSKVVFVALGEGHFEPRKVTVGATGGERIEITSGLKPGEEVVVRANFLVDSESRLKAALAQMQGN